A stretch of Henckelia pumila isolate YLH828 chromosome 4, ASM3356847v2, whole genome shotgun sequence DNA encodes these proteins:
- the LOC140860586 gene encoding uncharacterized protein yields MKIKRREDEHKNKRPLSVLDNQSGQKFKRPNQSSGPSKGFTRTIAKIKLCPICNFRHPGECRRTFGAFFNCGKIGHRIADCPKPKKVGIGSNVGANPSKPKENKPNDRVFAINQEESDDANDVVAGTIMINQFTAYVLFDCGATHSFISKRFSKNLRLEPEMLVEPYRIATPTSKTIETHKVHRNCNICINRHTFEANLIQLNMVEFDAILGMDWLAKNHALVDCRGKNVKLRVPNKNEVVFQGIDKGRKSLLSASQHVNP; encoded by the coding sequence ATGAAGATCAAACGGCGTGAGGACGAGCACAAAAATAAAAGGCCCCTCTCGGTCTTAGACAACCAAAGTGGACAGAAATTCAAGAGGCCAAATCAATCTAGTGGGCCATCCAAAGGTTTCACTCGGACTATCGCAAAAATTAAGCTATGCCCCATTTGCAACTTTCGCCACCCTGGTGAATGTCGTAGAACCTTCGGTGCTTTTTTTAACTGTGGAAAGATAGGACACCGCATTGCTGATTGCCCCAAGCCTAAGAAGGTGGGAATTGGATCAAACGTTGGTGCCAATCCAAGCAAGCCAAAAGAGAACAAACCCAATGATCGGGTGTTTGCCATCAATCAAGAGGAATCTGATGACGCAAATGATGTCGTGGCAGGTACCATTATGATCAATCAATTTACGGCttatgtattgtttgattgcgGTGCCACACATTCTTTTATATCTAAGAGATTTTCTAAGAATTTAAGGCTTGAACCTGAAATGCTTGTAGAACCTTATAGAATAGCAACTCCTACTAGCAAAACTATTGAGACTCATAAGGTTCACCGAAACTGCAATATATGTATCAATAGGCATACTTTCGAAGCCAACTTGATTCAACTCAATATGGTTGAATTCGATGCaattttgggtatggattggttaGCCAAGAACCATGCATTGGTCGATTGTAGAGGGAAGAACGTGAAGCTTCGGGTGCCGAACAAAAATGAAGTCGTCTTTCAAGGAATAGACAAGGGACGCAAATCCCTCTTATCTGCTTCCCAGCATGTAAATCCATGA